A genomic segment from Takifugu rubripes chromosome 20, fTakRub1.2, whole genome shotgun sequence encodes:
- the LOC101064051 gene encoding ephrin type-B receptor 3 isoform X4 — protein sequence MTMDYFLLLCSLLLPVVSTVEETLMDTTWATTELAWTAHPETGWEEVSGYDDAMNPIRTYQVCNVREVNQNNWLRSDFIPRKDVLRVYVEMKFTVRDCNSIPNIPGSCKETFNLFYYESDSDSATATSPFWMENPYVKVDTIAPDQSFSKLDAGRVNTKVRSFGPLSKAGFYLAFQDLGSCVSLISVRVYYKKCSTTIANFAVFPETATGAEATSLVIAPGTCVPNALEVSVPLKLYCNGDGEWMVPVGACTCSAGFEPAMKDSQCQACNPGTFKSKQGDGFCIPCPPNSRTSSGASTVCSCRTGYYRSDTDSPDSACTTIPSSPRNVISIVNETSLVLEWSEPRDLGGRDDVLFNVICKKCLPERGMCSRCDDNVDISPRHLGLTQRRVTVRNLQAHTQYSFEIQAVNSVSNKSPYSPQFSTVNITTNQAAPSAIPTVHLMSATASTMSLSWLPPEKPNGIILDYEIKYHEKDQGEAIAHTMTAQRSNARIEGLKAGTSYVVQVRARTVAGYGRYSSPAHFSTNLQTDPPKSWQEQFPLIVGSITASLVFIIAVVVIAIVCLRKQRNGSESEYTEKLQQYKSPIVTPGMKVYIDPFTYEDPNEAVREFAKEIDVSCVKIEEVIGAGEFGEVCRGRLKLPGRREIIVAIKTLKVGYTDRQRRDFLSEASIMGQFDHPNIIRLEGVVTKSRPVMIVTEFMENGALDSFLRLNDGQFTVIQLVGMLRGIAAGMKYLSDMNYVHRDLAARNILVNSNLVCKVSDFGLSRFLEDDPSDPTYTSTLYFMLTYSFAYPQGGKIPIRWTAPEAIAYRKFTSASDVWSYGIVMWEVMSYGERPYWDMSNQDVINAVEQDYRLPPPMDCPTALHQLMLDCWVKERNLRPKFTQIVATLDKLIRNAASLKVVTNSTQSTGVSQPLLDRCVPDYTTFTTVGDWLDAIKMSRYRDNFVNAGFASFDLVAQMTAEDLLRIGVTLAGHQKKILGSIQDMRLQMNQTLPVQV from the exons AAACTCTGATGGACACAACATGGGCCACGACAGAATTAGCCTGGACTGCACACCCTGAGACCGGG TGGGAAGAGGTGAGCGGCTACGATGATGCGATGAACCCCATCCGGACGTACCAAGTTTGCAATGTCCGTGAAGTCAACCAGAATAACTGGCTACGCAGCGACTTTATACCCCGAAAGGATGTGCTGCGTGTTTACGTTGAAATGAAGTTCACAGTGCGAGATTGCAACAGCATCCCAAACATCCCAGGATCCTGCAAAGAGACCTTCAACCTCTTCTACTATGAGTCCGACTCTGACTCGGCCACCGCTACCAGCCCTTTCTGGATGGAGAACCCATACGTAAAGGTGGACACCATCGCTCCAGACCAGAGCTTCTCCAAGCTCGACGCTGGACGGGTGAACACCAAAGTGAGAAGTTTCGGGCCCTTGTCCAAAGCCGGGTTCTACTTAGCCTTTCAGGATCTTGGGTCCTGTGTGTCTCTCATTTCCGTGAGGGTTTATTACAAGAAGTGTTCCACCACCATCGCGAACTTTGCCGTCTTCCCAGAGACGGCAACCGGAGCCGAAGCGACATCCTTGGTCATTGCTCCGGGAACTTGCGTCCCCAACGCCCTGGAAGTGTCAGTGCCGCTGAAGCTTTATTGCAATGGCGATGGAGAGTGGATGGTTCCTGTTGGAGCCTGCACCTGCTCGGCCGGTTTTGAACCAGCCATGAAGGATAGCCAGTGTCAAG cTTGCAACCCTGGCACCTTCAAGTCTAAACAGGGTGACGGTTTCTGCATACCATGCCCGCCCAACAGCCGCACCAGCTCTGGAGCATCCACTGTTTGCTCCTGTCGAACTGGCTACTACCGCTCAGATACCGATTCTCCAGACTCCGCTTGCACAA CAATTCCTTCTTCACCGCGAAATGTCATCTCAATTGTTAACGAAACCTCATTGGTCCTGGAATGGAGTGAGCCAAGAGACCTGGGTGGGCGTGATGATGTCCTCTTCAACGTCATCTGCAAGAAGTGTCTGCCTGAGCGGGGAATGTGCTCACGCTGTGACGACAATGTCGACATCTCGCCACGCCACCTTGGGCTGACCCAGCGCCGCGTGACAGTGCGCAACCTGCAAGCTCACACGCAGTACAGCTTTGAGATCCAGGcggtcaacagtgtttccaacAAGAGCCCGTATTCACCTCAGTTCTCCACAGTGAACATCACCACAAATCAGGCCG CTCCATCTGCAATACCTACAGTTCACCTGATGTCGGCCACGGCGAGCACCATGAGCCTGTCCTGGCTACCTCCAGAGAAGCCCAACGGAATCATTCTGGATTATGAGATTAAGTACCATGAGAAG GATCAGGGTGAGGCCATCGCCCATACCATGACTGCCCAACGGAGTAATGCCCGCATCGAAGGTCTCAAGGCTGGTACATCCTATGTGGTGCAGGTCCGTGCTCGGACTGTGGCTGGTTATGGCCGCTACAGTAGCCCGGCTCACTTCAGCACCAATCTACAAA CTGATCCTCCAAAGTCATGGCAGGAGCAGTTTCCGCTCATCGTAGGATCCATTACTGCCAGCTTGGTCTTCATTATCGCAGTCGTGGTCATTGCTATTGTCTGCCTCAG gaagcagagaaatGGTTCAGAGTCAGAATACACGGAGAAACTGCAGCAGTACA AATCCCCAATAGTAACGCCGGGAATGAAGGTCTACATTGACCCTTTCACCTATGAAGACCCCAATGAGGCGGTGCGCGAGTTTGCCAAGGAGATAGACGTTTCCTGCGTGAAGATCGAGGAGGTCATTGGCGCAG GAGAGTTTGGGGAGGTGTGCCGTGGCCGCCTCAAGCTGCCTGGACGGCGGGAGATAATTGTAGCCATCAAGACTCTCAAGGTGGGCTACACTGACCGGCAGAGGcgagacttcctgtctgaggcgTCCATTATGGGCCAGTTTGACCATCCCAACATCATCCGGCTGGAAGGGGTGGTCACGAAGAGTCGGCCAGTGATGATTGTGACAGAGTTCATGGAGAACGGAGCGTTAGACTCATTCTTAAGG CTGAATGACGGGCAGTTCACAGTGATCCAGCTGGTGGGCATGCTGCGCGGCATCGCAGCAGGCATGAAATATCTGTCGGACATGAACTATGTGCACAGAGACTTGGCGGCGCGCAACATCCTCGTCAACAGTAATCTGGTGTGTAAAGTTTCTGACTTTGGACTATCCCGTTTTCTCGAGGATGACCCGTCAGATCCGACCTACACCAGCACCCTG TATTTCATGCTCACATACTCATTCGCATATCCACAGGGAGGGAAGATCCCCATTCGCTGGACGGCTCCGGAGGCCATTGCATACAGAAAGTTCACGTCGGCCAGTGATGTATGGAGTTATGGTATTGTCATGTGGGAAGTGATGTCGTATGGCGAGCGGCCGTATTGGGACATGAGCAATCAAGAT GTGATAAATGCAGTGGAGCAGGATTATCGGCTCCCGCCCCCCATGGACTGCCCCACGGCACTCCATCAGCTCATGCTAGACTGCTGGGTGAAAGAGAGGAACCTGCGGCCCAAATTCACCCAAATCGTGGCCACACTGGATAAGCTTATCCGTAATGCTGCCAGCCTCAAGGTGGTTACCAACAGCACACAATCCACAGG GGTATCCCAGCCACTGCTTGACCGCTGTGTGCCAGACTATACCACTTTCACCACTGTGGGGGACTGGCTGGATGCCATCAAGATGAGCCGTTACCGTGACAACTTTGTCAACGCCGGATTTGCTTCCTTTGATCTGGTGGCCCAGATGACAGCAGA gGATTTACTGCGGATAGGAGTAACGCTGGCTGGCCATCAGAAGAAGATTCTCGGTAGCATTCAAGATATGCGACTACAGATGAaccaaacacttcctgtccaggtgtGA
- the LOC101064051 gene encoding ephrin type-B receptor 3 isoform X1, producing the protein MTMDYFLLLCSLLLPVVSTVEETLMDTTWATTELAWTAHPETGWEEVSGYDDAMNPIRTYQVCNVREVNQNNWLRSDFIPRKDVLRVYVEMKFTVRDCNSIPNIPGSCKETFNLFYYESDSDSATATSPFWMENPYVKVDTIAPDQSFSKLDAGRVNTKVRSFGPLSKAGFYLAFQDLGSCVSLISVRVYYKKCSTTIANFAVFPETATGAEATSLVIAPGTCVPNALEVSVPLKLYCNGDGEWMVPVGACTCSAGFEPAMKDSQCQACNPGTFKSKQGDGFCIPCPPNSRTSSGASTVCSCRTGYYRSDTDSPDSACTTIPSSPRNVISIVNETSLVLEWSEPRDLGGRDDVLFNVICKKCLPERGMCSRCDDNVDISPRHLGLTQRRVTVRNLQAHTQYSFEIQAVNSVSNKSPYSPQFSTVNITTNQAAPSAIPTVHLMSATASTMSLSWLPPEKPNGIILDYEIKYHEKDQGEAIAHTMTAQRSNARIEGLKAGTSYVVQVRARTVAGYGRYSSPAHFSTNLQTDPPKSWQEQFPLIVGSITASLVFIIAVVVIAIVCLRKQRNGSESEYTEKLQQYKSPIVTPGMKVYIDPFTYEDPNEAVREFAKEIDVSCVKIEEVIGAGNPPKLLSNRGKTASHLQAIPLEDITPSGEFGEVCRGRLKLPGRREIIVAIKTLKVGYTDRQRRDFLSEASIMGQFDHPNIIRLEGVVTKSRPVMIVTEFMENGALDSFLRLNDGQFTVIQLVGMLRGIAAGMKYLSDMNYVHRDLAARNILVNSNLVCKVSDFGLSRFLEDDPSDPTYTSTLYFMLTYSFAYPQGGKIPIRWTAPEAIAYRKFTSASDVWSYGIVMWEVMSYGERPYWDMSNQDVINAVEQDYRLPPPMDCPTALHQLMLDCWVKERNLRPKFTQIVATLDKLIRNAASLKVVTNSTQSTGVSQPLLDRCVPDYTTFTTVGDWLDAIKMSRYRDNFVNAGFASFDLVAQMTAEDLLRIGVTLAGHQKKILGSIQDMRLQMNQTLPVQV; encoded by the exons AAACTCTGATGGACACAACATGGGCCACGACAGAATTAGCCTGGACTGCACACCCTGAGACCGGG TGGGAAGAGGTGAGCGGCTACGATGATGCGATGAACCCCATCCGGACGTACCAAGTTTGCAATGTCCGTGAAGTCAACCAGAATAACTGGCTACGCAGCGACTTTATACCCCGAAAGGATGTGCTGCGTGTTTACGTTGAAATGAAGTTCACAGTGCGAGATTGCAACAGCATCCCAAACATCCCAGGATCCTGCAAAGAGACCTTCAACCTCTTCTACTATGAGTCCGACTCTGACTCGGCCACCGCTACCAGCCCTTTCTGGATGGAGAACCCATACGTAAAGGTGGACACCATCGCTCCAGACCAGAGCTTCTCCAAGCTCGACGCTGGACGGGTGAACACCAAAGTGAGAAGTTTCGGGCCCTTGTCCAAAGCCGGGTTCTACTTAGCCTTTCAGGATCTTGGGTCCTGTGTGTCTCTCATTTCCGTGAGGGTTTATTACAAGAAGTGTTCCACCACCATCGCGAACTTTGCCGTCTTCCCAGAGACGGCAACCGGAGCCGAAGCGACATCCTTGGTCATTGCTCCGGGAACTTGCGTCCCCAACGCCCTGGAAGTGTCAGTGCCGCTGAAGCTTTATTGCAATGGCGATGGAGAGTGGATGGTTCCTGTTGGAGCCTGCACCTGCTCGGCCGGTTTTGAACCAGCCATGAAGGATAGCCAGTGTCAAG cTTGCAACCCTGGCACCTTCAAGTCTAAACAGGGTGACGGTTTCTGCATACCATGCCCGCCCAACAGCCGCACCAGCTCTGGAGCATCCACTGTTTGCTCCTGTCGAACTGGCTACTACCGCTCAGATACCGATTCTCCAGACTCCGCTTGCACAA CAATTCCTTCTTCACCGCGAAATGTCATCTCAATTGTTAACGAAACCTCATTGGTCCTGGAATGGAGTGAGCCAAGAGACCTGGGTGGGCGTGATGATGTCCTCTTCAACGTCATCTGCAAGAAGTGTCTGCCTGAGCGGGGAATGTGCTCACGCTGTGACGACAATGTCGACATCTCGCCACGCCACCTTGGGCTGACCCAGCGCCGCGTGACAGTGCGCAACCTGCAAGCTCACACGCAGTACAGCTTTGAGATCCAGGcggtcaacagtgtttccaacAAGAGCCCGTATTCACCTCAGTTCTCCACAGTGAACATCACCACAAATCAGGCCG CTCCATCTGCAATACCTACAGTTCACCTGATGTCGGCCACGGCGAGCACCATGAGCCTGTCCTGGCTACCTCCAGAGAAGCCCAACGGAATCATTCTGGATTATGAGATTAAGTACCATGAGAAG GATCAGGGTGAGGCCATCGCCCATACCATGACTGCCCAACGGAGTAATGCCCGCATCGAAGGTCTCAAGGCTGGTACATCCTATGTGGTGCAGGTCCGTGCTCGGACTGTGGCTGGTTATGGCCGCTACAGTAGCCCGGCTCACTTCAGCACCAATCTACAAA CTGATCCTCCAAAGTCATGGCAGGAGCAGTTTCCGCTCATCGTAGGATCCATTACTGCCAGCTTGGTCTTCATTATCGCAGTCGTGGTCATTGCTATTGTCTGCCTCAG gaagcagagaaatGGTTCAGAGTCAGAATACACGGAGAAACTGCAGCAGTACA AATCCCCAATAGTAACGCCGGGAATGAAGGTCTACATTGACCCTTTCACCTATGAAGACCCCAATGAGGCGGTGCGCGAGTTTGCCAAGGAGATAGACGTTTCCTGCGTGAAGATCGAGGAGGTCATTGGCGCAGGTAACCCACCAAAGCTCCTGAGCAACAGGGGGAAGACTGCTAGTCACCTCCAGGCCATACCATTAGAGGACATCACACCAAGCG GAGAGTTTGGGGAGGTGTGCCGTGGCCGCCTCAAGCTGCCTGGACGGCGGGAGATAATTGTAGCCATCAAGACTCTCAAGGTGGGCTACACTGACCGGCAGAGGcgagacttcctgtctgaggcgTCCATTATGGGCCAGTTTGACCATCCCAACATCATCCGGCTGGAAGGGGTGGTCACGAAGAGTCGGCCAGTGATGATTGTGACAGAGTTCATGGAGAACGGAGCGTTAGACTCATTCTTAAGG CTGAATGACGGGCAGTTCACAGTGATCCAGCTGGTGGGCATGCTGCGCGGCATCGCAGCAGGCATGAAATATCTGTCGGACATGAACTATGTGCACAGAGACTTGGCGGCGCGCAACATCCTCGTCAACAGTAATCTGGTGTGTAAAGTTTCTGACTTTGGACTATCCCGTTTTCTCGAGGATGACCCGTCAGATCCGACCTACACCAGCACCCTG TATTTCATGCTCACATACTCATTCGCATATCCACAGGGAGGGAAGATCCCCATTCGCTGGACGGCTCCGGAGGCCATTGCATACAGAAAGTTCACGTCGGCCAGTGATGTATGGAGTTATGGTATTGTCATGTGGGAAGTGATGTCGTATGGCGAGCGGCCGTATTGGGACATGAGCAATCAAGAT GTGATAAATGCAGTGGAGCAGGATTATCGGCTCCCGCCCCCCATGGACTGCCCCACGGCACTCCATCAGCTCATGCTAGACTGCTGGGTGAAAGAGAGGAACCTGCGGCCCAAATTCACCCAAATCGTGGCCACACTGGATAAGCTTATCCGTAATGCTGCCAGCCTCAAGGTGGTTACCAACAGCACACAATCCACAGG GGTATCCCAGCCACTGCTTGACCGCTGTGTGCCAGACTATACCACTTTCACCACTGTGGGGGACTGGCTGGATGCCATCAAGATGAGCCGTTACCGTGACAACTTTGTCAACGCCGGATTTGCTTCCTTTGATCTGGTGGCCCAGATGACAGCAGA gGATTTACTGCGGATAGGAGTAACGCTGGCTGGCCATCAGAAGAAGATTCTCGGTAGCATTCAAGATATGCGACTACAGATGAaccaaacacttcctgtccaggtgtGA
- the LOC101064051 gene encoding ephrin type-B receptor 3 isoform X8 encodes MTMDYFLLLCSLLLPVVSTVEETLMDTTWATTELAWTAHPETGWEEVSGYDDAMNPIRTYQVCNVREVNQNNWLRSDFIPRKDVLRVYVEMKFTVRDCNSIPNIPGSCKETFNLFYYESDSDSATATSPFWMENPYVKVDTIAPDQSFSKLDAGRVNTKVRSFGPLSKAGFYLAFQDLGSCVSLISVRVYYKKCSTTIANFAVFPETATGAEATSLVIAPGTCVPNALEVSVPLKLYCNGDGEWMVPVGACTCSAGFEPAMKDSQCQACNPGTFKSKQGDGFCIPCPPNSRTSSGASTVCSCRTGYYRSDTDSPDSACTTIPSSPRNVISIVNETSLVLEWSEPRDLGGRDDVLFNVICKKCLPERGMCSRCDDNVDISPRHLGLTQRRVTVRNLQAHTQYSFEIQAVNSVSNKSPYSPQFSTVNITTNQAAPSAIPTVHLMSATASTMSLSWLPPEKPNGIILDYEIKYHEKDQGEAIAHTMTAQRSNARIEGLKAGTSYVVQVRARTVAGYGRYSSPAHFSTNLQTDPPKSWQEQFPLIVGSITASLVFIIAVVVIAIVCLRKQRNGSESEYTEKLQQYKSPIVTPGMKVYIDPFTYEDPNEAVREFAKEIDVSCVKIEEVIGAGNPPKLLSNRGKTASHLQAIPLEDITPSGEFGEVCRGRLKLPGRREIIVAIKTLKVGYTDRQRRDFLSEASIMGQFDHPNIIRLEGVVTKSRPVMIVTEFMENGALDSFLRLNDGQFTVIQLVGMLRGIAAGMKYLSDMNYVHRDLAARNILVNSNLVCKVSDFGLSRFLEDDPSDPTYTSTLYFMLTYSFAYPQGGKIPIRWTAPEAIAYRKFTSASDVWSYGIVMWEVMSYGERPYWDMSNQDVINAVEQDYRLPPPMDCPTALHQLMLDCWVKERNLRPKFTQIVATLDKLIRNAASLKVVTNSTQSTGDLLRIGVTLAGHQKKILGSIQDMRLQMNQTLPVQV; translated from the exons AAACTCTGATGGACACAACATGGGCCACGACAGAATTAGCCTGGACTGCACACCCTGAGACCGGG TGGGAAGAGGTGAGCGGCTACGATGATGCGATGAACCCCATCCGGACGTACCAAGTTTGCAATGTCCGTGAAGTCAACCAGAATAACTGGCTACGCAGCGACTTTATACCCCGAAAGGATGTGCTGCGTGTTTACGTTGAAATGAAGTTCACAGTGCGAGATTGCAACAGCATCCCAAACATCCCAGGATCCTGCAAAGAGACCTTCAACCTCTTCTACTATGAGTCCGACTCTGACTCGGCCACCGCTACCAGCCCTTTCTGGATGGAGAACCCATACGTAAAGGTGGACACCATCGCTCCAGACCAGAGCTTCTCCAAGCTCGACGCTGGACGGGTGAACACCAAAGTGAGAAGTTTCGGGCCCTTGTCCAAAGCCGGGTTCTACTTAGCCTTTCAGGATCTTGGGTCCTGTGTGTCTCTCATTTCCGTGAGGGTTTATTACAAGAAGTGTTCCACCACCATCGCGAACTTTGCCGTCTTCCCAGAGACGGCAACCGGAGCCGAAGCGACATCCTTGGTCATTGCTCCGGGAACTTGCGTCCCCAACGCCCTGGAAGTGTCAGTGCCGCTGAAGCTTTATTGCAATGGCGATGGAGAGTGGATGGTTCCTGTTGGAGCCTGCACCTGCTCGGCCGGTTTTGAACCAGCCATGAAGGATAGCCAGTGTCAAG cTTGCAACCCTGGCACCTTCAAGTCTAAACAGGGTGACGGTTTCTGCATACCATGCCCGCCCAACAGCCGCACCAGCTCTGGAGCATCCACTGTTTGCTCCTGTCGAACTGGCTACTACCGCTCAGATACCGATTCTCCAGACTCCGCTTGCACAA CAATTCCTTCTTCACCGCGAAATGTCATCTCAATTGTTAACGAAACCTCATTGGTCCTGGAATGGAGTGAGCCAAGAGACCTGGGTGGGCGTGATGATGTCCTCTTCAACGTCATCTGCAAGAAGTGTCTGCCTGAGCGGGGAATGTGCTCACGCTGTGACGACAATGTCGACATCTCGCCACGCCACCTTGGGCTGACCCAGCGCCGCGTGACAGTGCGCAACCTGCAAGCTCACACGCAGTACAGCTTTGAGATCCAGGcggtcaacagtgtttccaacAAGAGCCCGTATTCACCTCAGTTCTCCACAGTGAACATCACCACAAATCAGGCCG CTCCATCTGCAATACCTACAGTTCACCTGATGTCGGCCACGGCGAGCACCATGAGCCTGTCCTGGCTACCTCCAGAGAAGCCCAACGGAATCATTCTGGATTATGAGATTAAGTACCATGAGAAG GATCAGGGTGAGGCCATCGCCCATACCATGACTGCCCAACGGAGTAATGCCCGCATCGAAGGTCTCAAGGCTGGTACATCCTATGTGGTGCAGGTCCGTGCTCGGACTGTGGCTGGTTATGGCCGCTACAGTAGCCCGGCTCACTTCAGCACCAATCTACAAA CTGATCCTCCAAAGTCATGGCAGGAGCAGTTTCCGCTCATCGTAGGATCCATTACTGCCAGCTTGGTCTTCATTATCGCAGTCGTGGTCATTGCTATTGTCTGCCTCAG gaagcagagaaatGGTTCAGAGTCAGAATACACGGAGAAACTGCAGCAGTACA AATCCCCAATAGTAACGCCGGGAATGAAGGTCTACATTGACCCTTTCACCTATGAAGACCCCAATGAGGCGGTGCGCGAGTTTGCCAAGGAGATAGACGTTTCCTGCGTGAAGATCGAGGAGGTCATTGGCGCAGGTAACCCACCAAAGCTCCTGAGCAACAGGGGGAAGACTGCTAGTCACCTCCAGGCCATACCATTAGAGGACATCACACCAAGCG GAGAGTTTGGGGAGGTGTGCCGTGGCCGCCTCAAGCTGCCTGGACGGCGGGAGATAATTGTAGCCATCAAGACTCTCAAGGTGGGCTACACTGACCGGCAGAGGcgagacttcctgtctgaggcgTCCATTATGGGCCAGTTTGACCATCCCAACATCATCCGGCTGGAAGGGGTGGTCACGAAGAGTCGGCCAGTGATGATTGTGACAGAGTTCATGGAGAACGGAGCGTTAGACTCATTCTTAAGG CTGAATGACGGGCAGTTCACAGTGATCCAGCTGGTGGGCATGCTGCGCGGCATCGCAGCAGGCATGAAATATCTGTCGGACATGAACTATGTGCACAGAGACTTGGCGGCGCGCAACATCCTCGTCAACAGTAATCTGGTGTGTAAAGTTTCTGACTTTGGACTATCCCGTTTTCTCGAGGATGACCCGTCAGATCCGACCTACACCAGCACCCTG TATTTCATGCTCACATACTCATTCGCATATCCACAGGGAGGGAAGATCCCCATTCGCTGGACGGCTCCGGAGGCCATTGCATACAGAAAGTTCACGTCGGCCAGTGATGTATGGAGTTATGGTATTGTCATGTGGGAAGTGATGTCGTATGGCGAGCGGCCGTATTGGGACATGAGCAATCAAGAT GTGATAAATGCAGTGGAGCAGGATTATCGGCTCCCGCCCCCCATGGACTGCCCCACGGCACTCCATCAGCTCATGCTAGACTGCTGGGTGAAAGAGAGGAACCTGCGGCCCAAATTCACCCAAATCGTGGCCACACTGGATAAGCTTATCCGTAATGCTGCCAGCCTCAAGGTGGTTACCAACAGCACACAATCCACAGG gGATTTACTGCGGATAGGAGTAACGCTGGCTGGCCATCAGAAGAAGATTCTCGGTAGCATTCAAGATATGCGACTACAGATGAaccaaacacttcctgtccaggtgtGA